One region of Ahniella affigens genomic DNA includes:
- a CDS encoding DUF3224 domain-containing protein, whose amino-acid sequence MPNIATGRFEVRLPTLPVEGEPENGPMGRRSLVKRFMGDLEAGGSGQMLMAMGQVPGSAGYVAVERVTGNLHGKDGSFVLIHRGIMNRGEQELLITVVPDSGTDALTGITGTFRIRIENGVHYYDFEYELPEV is encoded by the coding sequence ATGCCCAACATCGCCACCGGCAGATTCGAAGTCCGCCTCCCCACGCTACCGGTCGAAGGCGAACCAGAGAACGGCCCCATGGGACGCCGCAGCCTCGTCAAACGCTTCATGGGCGACCTTGAGGCCGGCGGCTCGGGTCAAATGCTGATGGCCATGGGGCAAGTCCCAGGCTCTGCGGGCTATGTTGCCGTCGAGCGCGTGACCGGGAATCTGCATGGCAAGGACGGCAGCTTCGTGCTGATCCACCGCGGCATCATGAATCGCGGTGAGCAAGAACTCCTGATCACCGTGGTTCCCGATTCCGGCACCGATGCATTGACCGGCATCACCGGCACGTTTCGGATTCGGATCGAAAACGGCGTGCATTACTACGACTTCGAGTACGAATTGCCTGAGGTTTGA